In the genome of Syntrophales bacterium, the window AGTGAAAGATTTCTCCCTTCGGTCGAAATGACAAAAATGGCTGGTATTCAAGCTTACCCCTTGTCATTTCGAGGAGCGCTTTAAGGTCCGTCATTTCGAGGAGCGAAGCAATTTTGTCATTTCGAGGAGCGCAAGCGACGAGAAATCCCTGTCCCGAGCACAGCGAGGGATCTTTCAGACTTCTCACATGCGTTCGAAGTGACCTTTAAAAATGTCATTTCGAGGAGCGCAAGCGACGAGAAATCTTTCCTTGATATCGAAATGACACAATCGATAGTTTTTAAAGGTCTCCGCACGCAAGCCTCCGGCACCATTGTACGAAGCCGCCAGGCGTGATTCGCATATCTTTTCCCGCTACAGGAAGCGTTCTATGGCAGCTCCCCGTTTCAGAAAGCCCAAATATTCCTGAAGAAGGATGATGGTTTTCTGTTCCTGCAGGTGGCTGTCGATATCTTCCTTGACCTCGTCGAAGGGGATGACCCGTTCGGGTGTTCTGTCAGTCACCTTGATGATATGGTAGCCGAATCGGGTTTCGGTGACGGGACTCATTTCCCCCGGTTCCAGGGCGAAGGCTGCTTCGAGAAATTGCGGGTCCATGAGACTGTCCCTCCCGAAAAAGCCCAGGTCGCCGCCGCGGATGCTGCTCGGGCATTGTGACGCTTCACGGGCCACAGTGCCGAAGTCTTCACCCTTCTTCAATCGTGCCTCGAGAGCCTCGATCTCCTGTTTCGCTTTCTCTTGTTCCTCTTCCGTCGCGTTGTCGCTCACTTCAATCAGGACGTGACTTGCCTGTACCTGTTCGGGTTCCAGGAAGTAGTGGGGATGGTCTTTGTAAAAGGTTTCGCCTTCTTCTTCCGTCACTTTGATTTTACTGGAAACTTCCTGCTCGATGAGATCTCTTACGGCAATATTCTTTCTTATGCGCACTCTCAGTTCACTTTCGGAAATGTCCATCTCCTCCATTGAACGCATGAAGCTCTCCTCGTCGGGAAATTGTTTCTTCAGTCCATCCACCTCGTCGTTTACGGTCTGGTCTGAAACAGCTATTTTTTTATTGGCGCTCTGTTGCCAGAGCACCTCGTAGTCGATCAGTTTTTCCAGCACGTCCCGCCTCAGGCCGTCCAGTTCCTCCTCAGTAAGCACCTTCCCTTGCCTGGACAGCATGGTTGTAATCTTGTCAATTTCTGATTCGAGGAAAATTCGGGAGATCTCCGTTCCATTAACAAGAGCCGCGGCCCCCTCCGTTGCGGCTAAACCCTGCTCCTCGGCCGCGGCCGGCACGTATGCCAGGATGACAACCAGAAGCGCCATGGCCGGCCACAGAATACACGTTCTTACCATTGATCTCGACAGCATGTTTTACGACTCCTTCCTTGTGATTAAAAAAGAATCCCCGGGAACTCACGTTCCATTGAGAGCTTTAATTGTGTCATTTCGAGAAGCGAAGCGACGGGAAATCCATGTCCCGGGCACAACGAGGGATCTTTGAGACTTCTCACATGCCTTCGAAGTGACAGGGGAGAGGTCGAAATGACACAATCGATAGTTTTTCAATAAAGATCTCCCATTATACGGATTCGGAATATCTGTGGAGGGCAGGCACATCCTGACCACCCGGATGATCCGGCCCCGGTGCTGTGCGACAACCGATCCTCCGGAGAAAACCCGATATGTGGAGCGTCGGGCACACCGCCCGGGGGAACCAGACAGCGTCATACGGTGCTATCACAGATAGGGCGGAATATACATATTTTTAAAACACTCCCCCCGCAGCGGGTGTTGTTCCGGTCATTGAACCCGGCAGATCCCGTCGTCGTTCCAGAAGGGTGACATTTTTCTGAGCGCGTCGATTATTCGGACCAGATGCCCGATGACGACATCAATTT includes:
- a CDS encoding peptidylprolyl isomerase, translated to MLSRSMVRTCILWPAMALLVVILAYVPAAAEEQGLAATEGAAALVNGTEISRIFLESEIDKITTMLSRQGKVLTEEELDGLRRDVLEKLIDYEVLWQQSANKKIAVSDQTVNDEVDGLKKQFPDEESFMRSMEEMDISESELRVRIRKNIAVRDLIEQEVSSKIKVTEEEGETFYKDHPHYFLEPEQVQASHVLIEVSDNATEEEQEKAKQEIEALEARLKKGEDFGTVAREASQCPSSIRGGDLGFFGRDSLMDPQFLEAAFALEPGEMSPVTETRFGYHIIKVTDRTPERVIPFDEVKEDIDSHLQEQKTIILLQEYLGFLKRGAAIERFL